A section of the Chlorocebus sabaeus isolate Y175 chromosome 17, mChlSab1.0.hap1, whole genome shotgun sequence genome encodes:
- the CRISP3 gene encoding cysteine-rich secretory protein 3, giving the protein MTLFPVLLFLVAGLLPSFPANEDKDPAFTALLTTQTQVQREIVNKHNELRRAVSPPASNMLKMEWNKEAAANAQKWAKQCNYRHSNPKDRKTSLKCGENLYMSSAPNSWSQAIQSWFDEYKDFDFGVGPKTPNAVVGHYTQVVWYSSYLVGCGIAYCPNQAVLKYYYVCQYCPTGNWVNRLYVPYEQGAPCASCPNNCDDGLCTNGCKYEDLYSNCENLKRTYSCQYPFVRDSCKASCNCSNSIY; this is encoded by the exons ATGACATTATTCCCAGTGCTGTTGTTCCTGGTTGCTGGGCTGCTTCCATCCTTCCCAGCAAATGAAGATAAG gATCCCGCTTTTACTGCTTTGTTAACCACCCAAACACAAGTGCAAAGGGAGATTGTAAATAAACACAATGAACTGAGGAGAGCAGTCTCTCCACCTGCCAGCAACATGCTAAAGATG GAGTGGAACAAAGAGGCTGCAGCAAATgcccaaaagtgggcaaagcagtGCAATTACAGACACAGTAACCCAAAGGATCGAAAGACTA GTCTAAAATGTGGTGAGAATCTCTACATGTCAAGTGCCCCCAATTCATGGTCACAAGCAATCCAAAGCTGGTTTGATGAATACAAGGATTTTGACTTTGGTGTAGGGCCAAAGACTCCCAATGCAGTGGTTGGACATTATACACag GTTGTTTGGTACTCTTCCTACCTCGTTGGATGTGGAATTGCCTACTGTCCCAATCAAGCAGTTCTCAAATACTACTATGTTTGCCAATATTGTCCTAC tGGTAATTGGGTTAACAGACTATATGTCCCTTATGAACAAGGAGCACCTTGCGCCAGTTGCCCAAATAACTGTGACGATGGACTATGCA CCAATGGTTGCAAGTATGAAGATCTCTATAGTAACTGTGAAAATTTGAAGCGCACATATTCCTGTCAATATCCGTTTGTCAGGGACAGTTGCAAGGCCTCCTGCAATTGTTcaaacagcatttattaa